The following proteins come from a genomic window of Anopheles ziemanni chromosome 3, idAnoZiCoDA_A2_x.2, whole genome shotgun sequence:
- the LOC131285774 gene encoding F-box and leucine-rich repeat protein 13-like has protein sequence MAFKADRARSIEIDEKDESAARSPDLAPYDVNYDEFGPRFADLPMEILLKILSYLTPSDRREAGLTCRRWYEATHHTAFLDGYWLVLQRFESDENELFMQHLLHYSYLPNIELREVDFDRLGNFFPQFGPHIRRIVFDACDLEERTLFTILSHLSGLQSLSIRSCRIPYTSKSVLDENPTKRAALRQTLSGVTELSVANINDTLLDRLGECMPSLCSLGLVTRVVYFNSKLLQCKCIPCYTTSFISARELKELPVMVPELQLKRLELEETSGIGPGIGPRCETFMRKLSQFFSMLLRTQANHLQHLNLSTWYKMDNDTLKEICQELPGLRVLKMRKCKISNQGVRQLSQLTQLEVLDISYCKAINGEGIVDGIASKKNDVLRELYIGGLDLSERSIIAITETLGELRVLDLGYCFHAMSDLCVQFICRNLVRLTHLTLDGCRKVSDCGLTGLGMLGQVQQHMQAATEDPSTEGNRIQNAQQKAAAPEVEKAQPIPTVPQFQPIRIPLRRCAEQEIVKDAERKRQRMEAMEQKESMSQQASSSTTAFSCYSIERLQQLRVLNLAGCYSLTDVSLLFNFRLVELRKLSLAACKQFTHKGIQALVRGFPAIEELDLSECYKIKDETVRQIVIHLRRLRVLSLRGCYQLTDYSLDYIASHCHRLRVLDVRGCEQMDGEPARRLVNLKQLTTIRKGE, from the exons ATGGCATTCAAAGCAGACCGGGCCAGAAGCATCGAAATAGATGAGAAAGATGAGTCCGCTGCACGTTCACCAGATTTAGCTCCGTACGATGTCAACTACGATGAGTTTGGACCACGTTTTGCGGATCTTCCGATGGAG aTTCTGCTAAAGATTTTGTCTTACCTTACTCCATCGGATCGGCGCGAGGCGGGTCTAACCTGTCGCCGTTGGTACGAGGCCACCCACCATACGGCATTTCTGGACGGATACTGGCTTGTACTGCAGCGCTTCGAGTCCGATGAGAATGAACTGTTCATGCAGCACCTGCTCCACTACTCCTACTTGCCGAACATCGAGCTGCGGGAGGTTGATTTCGATCGGCTCGGTAACTTCTTCCCTCAATTCGGACCACACATACGGAGAATCGTATTCGATGCGTGCGACCTGGAGGAGCGCACACTATTCACCATCCTGAGCCACCTATCCGGATTGCAGTCGCTCTCGATACGCTCTTGTCGAATCCCGTACACGTCCAAGAGCGTGCTGGACGAGAATCCAACAAAACGAGCGGCCCTCCGTCAAACGTTGTCTGGCGTGACGGAGCTGTCCGTTGCCAACATCAACGACACACTCCTAGACCGGCTGGGGGAATGTATGCCTTCGCTTTGTTCGCTCGGGCTTGTCACACGCGTCGTGTACTTTAATTCCAAGCTATTGCAATGCAAATGCATCCCATGCTATACGACTTCATTTATCAGCGCGAGAGAGCTGAAGGAGCTACCCGTCATGGTGCCAGAGCTTCAACTCAAACGACTCGAGTTGGAAGAAACGTCGGGAATAGGTCCGGGAATAGGTCCTCGTTGTGAGACTTTTATGAGGAAGCTGTCCCAATTCTTTTCTATGCTGCTTCGAACGCAAGCGAACCATCTGCAGCATCTGAACCTTTCAACCTGGTACAAGATGGATAATGACACTCTGAAAGAAATTTGTCAGGAACTCCCGGGATTGCGTGTACTCAAAATGCGCAAGTGTAAGATCAGCAACCAGGGCGTGCGGCAGCTGTCGCAACTAACCCAGCTCGAAGTGCTCGACATTTCGTACTGTAAGGCCATCAATGGTGAAGGAATCGTCGATGGAATCGCCTCCAAGAAGAATGATGTTCTGAGGGAGCTGTACATCGGTGGGTTGGATTTGTCCGAGCGGTCGATCATTGCCATTACGGAGACCTTGGGAGAGTTGCGTGTGCTCGATCTTGGCTACTGCTTCCATGCCATGTCCGACCTCTGTGTGCAGTTCATTTGCCGCAATTTGGTTCGCCTGACGCACCTGACACTAGATGGCTGCAGGAAGGTGTCGGACTGTGGCCTGACTGGGCTGGGTATGCTCGGGCAGGTGCAGCAGCATATGCAGGCAGCTACTGAGGATCCGTCAACGGAAGGAAACCGAATCCAAAATGCACAGCAAAAGGCTGCTGCTCCCGAAGTAGAGAAAGCTCAACCAATTCCCACCGTTCCACAATTCCAACCTATCCGCATCCCGCTTCGTAGGTGTGCTGAGCAGGAAATTGTGAAAGATGCCGAAAGGAAGCGCCAACGCATGGAAGCGATGGAGCAGAAGGAAAGCATGTCGCAGCAGGCGTCTTCATCGACTACTGCGTTCAGTTGCTACTCGATCGAACGACTCCAGCAGCTCCGTGTGCTCAACCTAGCCGGCTGCTATAGCCTGACCGACGTGTCGCTCCTGTTCAACTTCCGGCTCGTTGAGCTCCGCAAACTATCGCTCGCCGCCTGCAAACAGTTCACACACAAAGGTATCCAAGCACTGGTGCGGGGTTTTCCCGCCATCGAGGAGTTGGATCTGAGCGAGTGCTACAAGATCAAGGACGAAACCGTACGCCAGATCGTGATCCATCTGCGGCGGCTTCGGGTGCTCAGCCTGCGCGGCTGCTACCAGCTGACCGACTACAGCCTCGACTACATCGCGTCCCATTGCCACCGGCTGCGGGTGTTGGACGTTCGTGGTTGCGAGCAGATGGACGGTGAGCCGGCCCGTCGGCTCGTGAACCTGAAGCAACTCACCACGATTCGTAAGGGCGAGTAG